The Verrucomicrobiota bacterium genome includes a region encoding these proteins:
- a CDS encoding SGNH/GDSL hydrolase family protein — MKLLFKSVCLAALAAGIVTAYAAEPTNAKEAAEKKAAQDAAVNEKYQALVATLPPEQQAWERTLQENLGNFYLPIHKRDKLAGKSSAWDFVADNPKLPRVLLIGDSVSRGYTLATRKALAGKANVHRAPENCGPSANGLKKLDIWLAGGKWDVIHFNFGIHDRAAKAAEYEQRLDAIVTRLKATGAKVIWASTTPIPPDTKDGPAAAEAIVEKNRLAAQVMAKHGVATDDLFTFITPHLAKVQNPKDVHFSMEGYDLLGKQVATSIEAALK; from the coding sequence ATGAAATTATTGTTCAAATCAGTATGTCTGGCGGCGCTGGCCGCCGGCATCGTCACCGCGTATGCCGCCGAGCCCACCAACGCCAAAGAGGCGGCGGAGAAAAAGGCCGCCCAGGATGCGGCGGTCAATGAAAAGTACCAAGCCCTGGTCGCCACGCTGCCACCCGAGCAGCAGGCCTGGGAGCGCACCTTGCAGGAAAACCTGGGGAACTTTTACCTGCCCATCCACAAGCGGGATAAGCTGGCTGGAAAATCCTCCGCCTGGGATTTCGTGGCGGACAATCCCAAGCTGCCGCGCGTGCTGCTGATCGGCGATTCCGTATCGCGCGGCTACACGCTCGCGACGCGCAAGGCCCTCGCCGGCAAGGCGAACGTGCATCGCGCCCCGGAGAACTGCGGGCCATCCGCCAATGGGCTGAAGAAGCTGGATATTTGGCTCGCGGGCGGGAAGTGGGATGTCATCCATTTCAACTTCGGCATCCACGACCGCGCCGCGAAGGCCGCCGAGTACGAGCAGCGCCTGGATGCCATCGTCACCCGGCTCAAGGCCACCGGCGCCAAAGTCATCTGGGCCAGCACCACCCCCATTCCGCCGGACACCAAGGATGGCCCCGCCGCGGCGGAAGCCATCGTCGAGAAAAACCGCCTCGCCGCCCAGGTCATGGCCAAGCACGGCGTCGCCACCGACGACCTGTTCACCTTTATCACGCCCCACCTGGCCAAGGTGCAGAACCCGAAGGACGTCCATTTCTCCATGGAGGGCTACGATCTCCTCGGCAAACAAGTGGCCACCTCCATCGAAGCCGCCCTCAAATAA